The nucleotide sequence GTGGTTCCCTGAGCTTGTCGAAGGGCCTGAGCCATCCCGGTTCCCTGAGCCTGTCGAAGGGCCTGAGCTTGTCGAAGGGCCTGAGCTTGTCGAAGGGCCTGAGCCATCCCGGTTCCCTGAGCTTGTCGAAGGGCCTGAGCCATCCCGGTTCCCTGAGCCTGTCGAAGGGTTCCCCGACGGCTCGGCCCCCGCGGGCCGCTGCTCGACGGGACGACGCTGCTCGACCGGCGCCGGCTCAGCCGGCTGCTGGCGCTCGGGCTGAGGCCGCTGCTCGACGGGCTGGACACGCTGATCGGCCGGCGGCGCTGCCGCCGGACGCTGCTGCGGCGCCGCGTCGACCGGCGTCGATCCGTCGTTGACGACCGTGTTGATGTGCAGCTCGACGCCCATGACCTCGATCATCGAGTCGGCGAGCACGTCGGCGGACCCACCGGAGCCGAAGTTCTCACGGGGGCCGGCGGCGCTGAACCCGAGGGTCAGCACGCCGTCGGAGATGTCGAGCACCTGCGCGTGCTGGGCGAGCAGCATGTGGGTGAAGCGGCGGCGACGCTTGACCTCGTCGAGGACGGTCGGCCACACGCGGCGCAGTTCGGCGGCGGTCAGCTGCCCGCTCGACGGGGCGGTCTGCGCCGCGGGCGCGGGCATCGGGGCGGCCTGCACGGGCTGCGCCGGGGCGGGCTGGGGCTGCGCTGCGGGAGCACTCCCCGCGGGGCGCTGCTGCGCGGCGGGCTGCGGGGCGGGAGCCTCGGCGACGGGCTGGGCGGCGGGAGCCTGCTCGGCCGGTCGCTCCTGGGCGGGCTGCTCCGCGGGACGCTGCTGGACGGGCTGCTCAGCCGGGCGCTGCTGGGCGGGCCGTTCGGCCGGCCGCTGCTGAGGCGCGGGGGCGGAGTGCTGCTGAGCCGGGGCGGCGGGCATCGACGGGGCTGCCGCCGCGGGCGCGTCGCCCATCATCCCGACGCGGCGCTCGAGCCTGTCGAGGCGGGCGTGGAGGCCGCGCTCGTCGTCGTCGGCGCCGGGCAACAGGACGCGGGAGCACATCAGCTCGAGGTGGAGCCGGGGCGCGGTGGTGCCGCGCATCTGGGTCAGGCCGGTGGCGATGACCTCGGCGGCGCGGGTCAGCTCGCCGGCGCCCATGCCGGCGACCTGCGTCTGGAGCCGCTGCGCCTGGTCCTCGGCCACGCCGAGGATGCCGGTGGTGACGGCCTCGGGCACCGCGGCGAGGATGACGAGGTCGCGGAGGCGGCGCAGGAGGTCCTCGCCGAACCGGCGCGGGTCCTGCCCGACCTCGATGACCTTGTCGATGGTGGTGAAGACGCCCGCGGAGTCTCCGGCGGCGAATGCGTCGACGATCTCGTCGAGCAGCACGTCGGGCGTGTATCCGAGCAGCGCGGCGGCCTGCTCGTAGCTGACGCCCGTGTCGGCGGCTCCGCCGAGGAGCTGATCGAGCACCGAGAGCGAGTCACGCACGGAGCCGGCGCCGGCGCGCACGACAAGCGGGATGGCCGCGTGCTCGATCGAGACGCCCTCGACCTCGCAGATCTGGGTCAGGTAGTCGCCCAGCACCCGGGGCGGCACGAGCCGGAACGGGTAGTGGTGCGTCCGGGAACGGATGGTGCCGATGACCTTCTCGGGCTCGGTGGTCGCGAAGATGAACTTGGTGTGCGGCGGCGGCTCCTCGACGAGCTTCAGCAGGGCGTTGAAGCCCTGCGTCGTCACCATGTGGGCCTCGTCGATGATGTAGATCTTGTAGCGGCTGGCGACGGGGGCGAAGTAGGCCCGCTCGCGCAGGTCACGGGCGTCGTCGACGCCGCCGTGCGAGGCCGCGTCGATCTCGATGACGTCGATGGAGCCGGGGCCGCCGCGCGCCAGGTCACGGCAGGACTGGCACTCGCCGCACGGCGTGGGGGTGGGGCCCTGCTCGCAGTTCAGGCAGCGGGCGAGGATGCGCGCCGACGTCGTCTTGCCGCAGCCGCGGGGGCCGGAGAACAGGTAGGCGTGGCCGACCTTGTTGTTCGCGAGGGCGCGCTGCAGCGGGACGGTGACGTGCTCCTGGCCGATGACCTCGGCGAACGTGTCGGGACGGTAACGGCGGTACAGCGCCAGCGGGGCGTCGGGGGTCTGGGGTCGCGGCGCGGCGGGCGTGCGCGGGGCCTCCACGACGGGGGCCGCGACCTCGGCGACGACCTCGATCTCCTCCTCGGCCTCGTCGAAGAGGCCGGGGCCGTCCATCGGGACGAAATCGGGCGTGTCGGCCGAGCCGTAGGCGTCCCCGTCGATGGGGGCGTAGTCGTCCTCGTCGTCGTAGTCGTCGTTCACCCGATCCACCCTATTCCAGCCAGCAGACAGTTTCCGGACAGAAAAAAGGGCCCCTCGCGCACCCGGAAGAGCTCACTTACCCTTGCTGCCTTCCGACCCTGGGGGAGTTGGGCGAGATACCGCCGCGCGAGGAACCGGGAACCACTGTAGCGCATGCCCGAAGGGTCCCGTGCGGCGCCCGGGGCTCGCGCCAGTAGGGTGACGCGCATGGTCAAGACTGCAGATCCCGCTCTCGCCGAGGTGTGGAGGGGCGACTACCTCGAGGCCGTGCACCACGGCTGCCTGGCGGTCACGAATCCCGACGGCTCCCTGGCGCTCGGACTCGGCGATGTCGACTCCCCCTTCCTCGCCCGTTCCGCGATCAAGCCCTTCCAGGTGATCGCGATGCTCAGGGCCGGGCTGGACCTGACCGGCGCGGAGCTGGCGCTCGCGTCGGCATCGCATTCGGGCGCGGAGATCCACGTCGAGGGGGCGCGCGACATCCTGGTCGGCGCCGGCCTGACGGAGGACGCTCTGCAGGTCACGCCCGGCACCCCGCTGGACCCCCAGGCGGCGCGGGAGTGGTTCGCCGCCGGCCACGGCGACGAACGGATCATCCACAACTGCTCCGGGAAGCACTCGGCCATGGTGCGGACCTGCGTGCGCGCCGGCTGGCCGCTCGAGACCTACCTCGTGCCAGGACACCCGCTGCAGCTCGCGATCCGTGAGACGCTGGGCGATTACACGGGCGACGAGATCGGCGACCCTGTTCCCGACGGCTGCGGCGCCCCAGCCCTCCCCTGCACGGTCGCAGGGCTGGCGAGGGCGTTCGGTCGGTTCGCCGCCGGCGACACCGTCGAGTCGCGGAAGCTGGCCGACGCCTACCGAGCGCACCCCGAATACGTCTCGGGCACGCGCCGCGACGAGGTCGTGCTGCACCACGAGGTGCCCGGTCTAGTCTGCAAGATGGGGGCAGAGGGGACCCTCGCCGTCGGCCTGTCGGACGGGACCGGCATCGTCGTGAAGGCGTCCGACGGGGCCCACCGCGCGACCGTCCCCGTCGTCGTCGCGGTGCTCGACGCGCTCGGCCTCGCGACGGAGGTGCTGCGTGAGTTCCAGCCGCAGCCGGTGCTGGGCCACGGCAGGGTCGTCGGGCGGGTTTCGGCGTCGCAGGACCTGCTGGCGGCACTCGCAGGGATGTGACCGACCCGGATTTGAGACGACGGCGCGGCCTCCGGTAGAGTCCCCCACGGAGGATTCGCCTAGAGGCCTATGGCGCTCGCTTGGAAAGCGGGTTGGGTTCACGCCCTCACGAGTTCGAATCTCGTATCCTCCGCCACCGCCATTCCTGCTTCGCGCAGGGATGGCATTTCTCTTGGGACGCAGCGCGCTGGGACAGCGACTGACTCACCCAGCCAACCTGCGCGGCCAAGCTACTGACCACCGCCCGACCTCTCTGGGGTCGGGTCTCTCTTGCTTGCAATCACCCTCAGCGAGGACCACCGATGTTGCCTTCGAACGCACCTCCGGGAATTGTCAGTGTGCTCGGCTACGGTCACTTCAGCTGGTGGCACCGGCTGAGCCGCGACTAGAGGATGGTGCTTCGATGACGAGCAGCTCACACCACCCCGCTCAGGAGCTGGTGCTCACAGCGGAGTACCTGAGACAGCTCCAGTGCAACGCCGAGTCGCTACTTGCCGATGCGCAACTGTTGTTCGAACACCAACGGTGGGCGCGAACCTTGGCACTCGCGGTGTTGGCGACCGAGGCGGCGGGAAAGGCGTTCCTCGCCATCGCGAGTCTGAATCCCGACAACGACCTTGGCGGGCTCAAGGAGACCCGACACGAAGACAAGCTCACCTCAGCCGCACTTCTGCATCTTCTCTTCGACGGCGAGTTGTCCGAGCTGGAGTCGCTCCTCAGCCAGATCGACTCCGACGCTCTCCATCGTCAGAAGCTGTCGGCCATCTACGTCGACCGACGATGTGACGGCGTTGTGTCCCCGTCCTCCGTGTCGCACGACGATGCGGCCCTCTCTATCAGGGACGCCACACGGGTAATCGAGTGCGCGGGCCGAGTCCTTCGCCAAGTGTCCCCCGACGCGATCGAGGCTGCCCTTCTGATTCACGACACCCTGGCCCCGGCCCTCGACGCGTACACCCTGGAGCATGGCGATGCGTCCGGCCTGCAGGTGGTGCGCGACCTCGTCGCCTGGGGCGAGTCCCTCAGCGATAACGAATCGACGAGCGAGTCCGGCAACATCTGGAGCAATCACACCGATGAAAGTTTCCACAACGGGCAGTAGTGTTGCATTGTGGACATCAAACTGTTCCAGAAGGCGCCGTTCGGGAAACTTGTTCCGATCAGCGGCTCGCTTCCCGGTGGCGGCGTCTGGGAGCACTGGGCCTTTCTCCCCGACCCGTTGCCGGATGACAGCCCGGAGCTGAGCGGTCGGGCGTACCGGAGCGTCGGCGATGCGCGCGCGGCCCTCGCCGCACTCGACTCGACCGCCCTACGGCTGCCCAATCCGAGGCTGTTCAGGAGCTCGACGCTACGCCTGGAGGCCCAGTCCACTGCCGCGCTCGAGGGCACCTACGAACCACTGGCTCGTGTGCTCGCCGCC is from Tessaracoccus palaemonis and encodes:
- a CDS encoding DNA polymerase III subunit gamma and tau is translated as MDGPGLFDEAEEEIEVVAEVAAPVVEAPRTPAAPRPQTPDAPLALYRRYRPDTFAEVIGQEHVTVPLQRALANNKVGHAYLFSGPRGCGKTTSARILARCLNCEQGPTPTPCGECQSCRDLARGGPGSIDVIEIDAASHGGVDDARDLRERAYFAPVASRYKIYIIDEAHMVTTQGFNALLKLVEEPPPHTKFIFATTEPEKVIGTIRSRTHHYPFRLVPPRVLGDYLTQICEVEGVSIEHAAIPLVVRAGAGSVRDSLSVLDQLLGGAADTGVSYEQAAALLGYTPDVLLDEIVDAFAAGDSAGVFTTIDKVIEVGQDPRRFGEDLLRRLRDLVILAAVPEAVTTGILGVAEDQAQRLQTQVAGMGAGELTRAAEVIATGLTQMRGTTAPRLHLELMCSRVLLPGADDDERGLHARLDRLERRVGMMGDAPAAAAPSMPAAPAQQHSAPAPQQRPAERPAQQRPAEQPVQQRPAEQPAQERPAEQAPAAQPVAEAPAPQPAAQQRPAGSAPAAQPQPAPAQPVQAAPMPAPAAQTAPSSGQLTAAELRRVWPTVLDEVKRRRRFTHMLLAQHAQVLDISDGVLTLGFSAAGPRENFGSGGSADVLADSMIEVMGVELHINTVVNDGSTPVDAAPQQRPAAAPPADQRVQPVEQRPQPERQQPAEPAPVEQRRPVEQRPAGAEPSGNPSTGSGNRDGSGPSTSSGNRDGSGPSTSSGPSTSSGPSTGSGNRDGSGPSTSSGNHGGPSTGSGNRDARRSRENEVSAEDAVLDAEHNAEELLSTELGAEIIAVRDAD
- a CDS encoding AbiV family abortive infection protein, whose protein sequence is MTSSSHHPAQELVLTAEYLRQLQCNAESLLADAQLLFEHQRWARTLALAVLATEAAGKAFLAIASLNPDNDLGGLKETRHEDKLTSAALLHLLFDGELSELESLLSQIDSDALHRQKLSAIYVDRRCDGVVSPSSVSHDDAALSIRDATRVIECAGRVLRQVSPDAIEAALLIHDTLAPALDAYTLEHGDASGLQVVRDLVAWGESLSDNESTSESGNIWSNHTDESFHNGQ
- a CDS encoding asparaginase — its product is MVKTADPALAEVWRGDYLEAVHHGCLAVTNPDGSLALGLGDVDSPFLARSAIKPFQVIAMLRAGLDLTGAELALASASHSGAEIHVEGARDILVGAGLTEDALQVTPGTPLDPQAAREWFAAGHGDERIIHNCSGKHSAMVRTCVRAGWPLETYLVPGHPLQLAIRETLGDYTGDEIGDPVPDGCGAPALPCTVAGLARAFGRFAAGDTVESRKLADAYRAHPEYVSGTRRDEVVLHHEVPGLVCKMGAEGTLAVGLSDGTGIVVKASDGAHRATVPVVVAVLDALGLATEVLREFQPQPVLGHGRVVGRVSASQDLLAALAGM